CCGGAATTAGTGGTTTGGGGTACAGTTATCCAGACTGGGACGGGGGCAGAGTGGCTCTTTGGACGCTGTGGCCCCTTGGAGTTACTCTGTCCAGTGCTCTCCTGACCCCTTTCCCCTGCGTGAGAGACACGTGACTGCCTTGGCCCCGCGCCCTCTGCTACCATAGCAACCGGGCCGGTTTCGCCCCACCCCTCAACCTGCTTCGATATTGTGCATTGATTGGCTGGGTTAGCTGCGTACCGATTGGTCGAGAGTGTAGAGCGGAAGCTTGGGTAGTGCTTCCGGAGGCTCGCGCTGGCTACCCTGGAAGTGGTCTTGCGGGTAGTCATGCCGCTGGTGGTCCTGTGTGGGCTGCCGGACAGCGGCCGGAGCCGGCGTGCAGACGAACTTCAGACGGCGCTGGAGGCCGAGGGTCGCCCCGTAACGGTCGTGCGTGATGCTGACGTGCTGGGGCCCGGTGGGCCGGCAGCACTGCGAGAGGCCTACACCGACCCGAGCCGCGAGAAGGCGCTGCGTGCGGCCCTCAAGGCGTCGGTGGAACGCGGGCTTGGTCCCCGCTCCGTTGTCCTCCTCGACTCGCTCAATTACATCAAGGGCTTTCGCTATGAGCTCTACTGCCTGGCCCGGGCGGCGCGCACACCGCTTTGCCTGCTCTACACCCTGAGGCCGCAGCCACGCGCAGTGGGCTTGGGGGACAGCCCAGCTCAGGTCGGGTCATCGACCCACAGCTGGAGGCCGGGGCCAGCGGCCTCGGATCCCTTGGAGGAGTCCTCGGAACAGGGCCCAGAGCGTCAGGCAAAAGGATTCGAGGCAACCCAGAGGCCGAAGGCACTTGGGCCAGAAGGAAGGCCAGGATGTGGGGTTGTGGAGGACGGAGCTGCTGATGGTTGGGAGCTGGAGCAGATCGGGGGACCGGGAACCACGGAACCTGGGAGCCAGGAGGCAGCGCCGGACCCCTCCTTTCCTCCGGAGCTCCTGGATGCCCTGGCCCAGCGGTTTGAGGCCCCAGACTCCAGGAATCGCTGGGACCGGCCTCTATTCACGGTGGTGGGCCTCGAGGATCCTCTGCCCTTGGCCCAAATCCGGGCAGCCCTCTTTGAGAGCCAAGTACCCGCACCCCATCAAGCCACCCAGTCCCAGCCTCTGTCATCCACCAATTTCCTACACCAATTGGACCAAGTCACAAGTCAGGTTCTGGCAGCCCTGTTAGAGGCTCAGAAAACCGCTGTCCCTGGGGACTGGTTGACTATGCCGGGGACCACAGAGAGGCTGCTGTTCACACGCCCCCTTTCCATGGCTGAGCTCAGTCGGCTCAGGCGCCAGTTCATCTCTTACACCAAAATGCACCCTAACAAGGAGAACCTGCCCCAGCTGGCCAACATGTTCTTGCAGTACCTGGGGCAGAGCCTCCactgaagagagggaaggagctGGAAAGCCTgaagctgcccccccccctttgttCCCCAACCACATCAGATGGTATAAGACCCTCAGGACTTGATGAATGTCTTAATTAACTTCAGATTGTGGCCAGTTTGGGTTGTGAAGATGGGAAAGTGGCCTGAAGGATGATTGAATGGATCTCCTCCAGAGAAGAGGGCTTTAGGTGTGGGGAACGTGGTGTTAAGCTTGTGTTCTTTTTTTGGAAGTAGCAAATTTTTGCCTTTCTCAGCCTTGGAGGCAGCCAGGGAAAAGACTGAAAATGGCCATGGACAAGCACCCATAAAGAGCTGACTGAATTCTGCTTGTGAGTCGTGCAACAATAAagggtttgtttaaaaaaaaaataggagtcaCTCATTACTAGTACCAGGTTCAAAGGGAGTTAAAGTCCCTTGAATTCAAAAGGATCTGGGATCTGGGTTGTTGTGTTCTGTGTTTGGTGCTAGATTGGTTTATATTGTGTAATTGGCCTTGAAATAAGGGAGATGATAGCCTGAAAGAGTCCTGGACAGCTATACCTACTGTGACCTTGTACAATATTGGTGGCCCTTGTAACCGGTATTTTTATAGCCCTGAGCAGGTGGTGTAGTGAAAAGGACATGACATTGAGTGACTTTGGGTCCCATTGTAGTCACTCAAATCTGGGTGGTCTTGGATTAGTTACTTTTTCTGGTGCTTAAACAAAAATGATGGGATTTAACTGGAGCCAAGATGGGGtctgtgaatttggatgggaaaaaaataacatctttattttaatatttgggCTTTCttgtaatcttatttttttaaaacccataacttctgacttagaatcaatactaaatatcagttctagacagaagagcattaagggcaaatggggtcaagttacttgccagGGTCACAGTTATAAAGTgtctaaaatcagatttgaacccaggacctcccatctttaatcctggctctctatccactttgtaattcttttgaatgCTTTTAAAAGCATCTTGAGAAGGAATATATAGGCTTCACCAAATTGCCTAAGGGATCCAGAATACAAAAAAGATTAGGAACCCCTGGATAGAGAATCAGGGTTTCTTCCAACTACTTTTTCTATTTCTGGAAGTCCTCACATCTGGCTTTATATGTTCTAGCTTCTATGCTTTAATATTTTGGGTTCTAGAATTCTAACATCAATGCCAGTGGCTATTTTGAAAATGCCAGAATCAGAAACTGCCCAATACAATCTTCCAGTtccttttaacagatgaggaaatagaagaccAGAAACAGGAGgaattgacttgctcaaggtcagacCTTATGACAGAACCAGCCTAAATTAGAACCCAAGAGTACTGAACCCAATGATTCCAGGGCTTTCTCTATTTTCTCACAGTCAGTGGAAAGACCTGGAAGTTATGAGTTGGAGAAGATGAGAGATAGGGCTTGGAGCAGGAC
The window above is part of the Gracilinanus agilis isolate LMUSP501 chromosome 4, AgileGrace, whole genome shotgun sequence genome. Proteins encoded here:
- the KTI12 gene encoding protein KTI12 homolog, giving the protein MPLVVLCGLPDSGRSRRADELQTALEAEGRPVTVVRDADVLGPGGPAALREAYTDPSREKALRAALKASVERGLGPRSVVLLDSLNYIKGFRYELYCLARAARTPLCLLYTLRPQPRAVGLGDSPAQVGSSTHSWRPGPAASDPLEESSEQGPERQAKGFEATQRPKALGPEGRPGCGVVEDGAADGWELEQIGGPGTTEPGSQEAAPDPSFPPELLDALAQRFEAPDSRNRWDRPLFTVVGLEDPLPLAQIRAALFESQVPAPHQATQSQPLSSTNFLHQLDQVTSQVLAALLEAQKTAVPGDWLTMPGTTERLLFTRPLSMAELSRLRRQFISYTKMHPNKENLPQLANMFLQYLGQSLH